In the Malaclemys terrapin pileata isolate rMalTer1 chromosome 12, rMalTer1.hap1, whole genome shotgun sequence genome, one interval contains:
- the LOC128847003 gene encoding protein FAM83D-like — MANQSQCLEDAPGRWSPGEPSSPELYSEAQRLALEELVAGGRAAFRAFLRREKVPGFLSEPEIQAILQAAAPPAGAEDGAAEPSLSASLDCSSLTYFPEQSDVEPPVLELGWPAFSSGSYRGLTRVEALFQPSFGETIYSCKEAVRRQIRSAREVIALVMDSFTDIDIFSDLQEAYRKRKIPVYILLDQDFLPHFMEMCRSLGVCPEQEGLMRVRTITGNTYYTRSGAKIVGKVHEKFMLIDGIRVTTGSYSFTWTDGKLNSSNLLLLSGQVAEHFDLEFRILYAQSKPISPKLPSSCRSSGIFEHLVNGTKSPKDYTVGNLLRAELARLSSTPKKPLKKTDLANNTEGSKSYNLGPSYIGTEEWFGSQEAIVEPKEVNSMSTQTEPWEEKPTVTLSNAVTQTSVVMVASGTQTSVAARMAGTQTVVPRKTAMTQTDKKESVEEHLLLRQQSKEGSPSSGKSTSTSSSLRSLSSSSSQCSLASSTSSLSSLRSIEYSGNHRAEYFQKLHKERQVHYSVIRSKLNHMVAILSRRGRMPENCTSCHVVSCNVKPRREISTSLLSLRDISVFK, encoded by the exons ATGGCGAACCAGTCCCAGTGCCTGGAGGACGCGCCCGGCCGCTGGTCCCCCGGGGAGCCGAGCTCGCCCGAGCTCTACAGCGAGGCGCAGCGGCTGGCGCTGGAGGAGCTGGTGGCGGGCGGCCGGGCCGCTTTCCGCGCTTTCCTGCGCCGGGAGAAGGTGCCCGGCTTCCTCTCGGAGCCCGAGATCCAGGCCATCCTCCAGGCGGCCGCGCCGCCGGCCGGGGCCGAGGACGGAGCGGCCGAGCCCTCGCTCAGCGCCTCGCTGGACTGCTCCTCGCTCACCTACTTCCCCGAGCAGTCGGACGTGGAGCCGCCCgtgctggagctgggctggccgGCCTTCTCCAGCGGCTCGTACCGCGGCCTCACCCGCGTGGAGGCGCTTTTCCAGCCCAGCTTCGGGGAGACCATCTACAGCTGCAAGGAGGCGGTGCGCAGGCAGATCCGCTCGGCCAGGGAG GTGATCGCTCTGGTTATGGATTCCTTCACAGATATTGATATCTTCAGTGATCTTCAGGAAGCCTATAGAAAGCGGAAGATTCCGGTCTACATCCTTCTGGACCAAGATTTTCTACCCCACTTCATGGAAATGTGCAGGAGTCTGGGAGTCTGCCCTGAGCAGGAAGGT CTGATGAGAGTTCGAACTATAACTGGGAACACTTACTACACAAGGTCAGGAGCTAAAATTGTTGGGAAAGTCCATGAGAAGTTCATGTTAATTGATGGCATTAGAGTGACGACAGGCTCCTACAG CTTCACGTGGACTGATGGGAAATTAAATAGCAGTAACTTGTTGCTGCTGTCAGGCCAAGTGGCTGAACACTTTGATCTGGAGTTCAGGATCCTTTATGCACAGTCAAAACCGATCAGCCCTAAGCTGCCATCCAGCTGCCGGAGCAGTGGAATATTTGAACACCTGGTCAATGGAACAAAATCACCCAAAGACTACACTGTGGGAAACCTCTTGAGAGCCGAGTTGGCCAGACTGTCAAGCACCCCCAAGAAAccactgaaaaaaacagatttggcTAACAACACCGAAGGAAGCAAATCCTATAACCTAGGTCCTTCCTACATCGGCACAGAGGAGTGGTTTGGAAGTCAGGAGGCCATAGTGGAACCAAAGGAGGTGAACAGCATGTCTACTCAAACTGAACCATGGGAAGAGAAGCCCACAGTGACACTCTCTAATGCTGTCACGCAAACCAGTGTTGTAATGGTAGCATCTGGAACCCAAACCTCTGTTGCTGCTAGAATGGCTGGCACTCAAACAGTTGTGCCACGGAAGACCGCTATGACCCAGACAGACAAGAAGGAGAGTGTGGAAGAGCATCTACTGCTGAGACAACAATCGAAAGAAGGATCTCCTTCATCTGGAAAGTCCACATCAACTTCTTCTAGTCTACGGTCACTTTCTTCATCATCTTCCCAGTGCTCTCTGGCAAGCTCTACCAGCTCGCTGTCCTCTCTGAGGTCCATTGAGTACTCTGGCAACCACAGGGCAGAATACTTCCAAAAACTGCATAAAGAGAGGCAGGTCCACTACTCTGTTATCAGGTCCAAACTTAACCATATGGTTGCTATCCTCTCCCGAAGGGGACGCATGCCTGAAAACTGTACAAGCTGCCACGTTGTAAGCTGCAATGTAAAACCGAGGCGTGAGATCAGCACCAGCCTACTCAGCCTCAGAGACATTTCAGTGTTCAAATAA